In one window of Dyella thiooxydans DNA:
- a CDS encoding peptidoglycan-binding domain-containing protein: MAQSNLWKGTITPELVKNVKDGTIDLDRLATLGVGDTMREGGHGKGIEQLQIELRQLGYADDHGRPLHPDGDFGPATLSAVKAFQRDHSLLDDGIAGTGTNQALQHEAIRHISLQESALQAIAMDNPQHPGYPLFKQSLACVGKLDQAQGRATNFQSYNLSGVLALAARREGLERIDHVVLSDDATRAIAVQGDLRSPLRRLADVDVLAGVNTPLAQSSTDWTQFQSPGWAVQAPSPLMQTADVQAPQPAMQR, encoded by the coding sequence GTGGCACAGTCGAACCTCTGGAAGGGCACGATCACCCCGGAGCTTGTAAAGAATGTGAAAGATGGAACCATCGACCTGGATCGGCTCGCCACGCTGGGGGTTGGCGACACTATGCGCGAAGGTGGCCACGGCAAAGGAATAGAGCAGCTACAGATCGAACTCCGACAGCTGGGATATGCCGACGATCATGGCAGGCCGTTGCACCCGGACGGTGACTTCGGCCCGGCAACACTCAGCGCGGTCAAAGCGTTCCAGAGGGACCACAGTTTGCTGGACGATGGCATCGCCGGCACCGGGACCAATCAGGCACTTCAGCACGAGGCCATCCGGCACATCAGCCTGCAAGAATCCGCCTTGCAGGCGATAGCCATGGACAACCCGCAACATCCGGGCTATCCCCTGTTCAAGCAATCGCTCGCCTGTGTCGGGAAGCTCGACCAGGCCCAGGGCCGTGCGACGAACTTCCAGAGCTACAACCTTTCTGGCGTGCTGGCTTTGGCGGCAAGGCGCGAGGGGCTGGAGCGGATCGATCATGTGGTGCTGAGCGATGACGCCACCCGGGCGATCGCGGTGCAAGGCGATCTGCGCTCCCCGTTGCGACGACTGGCCGATGTAGATGTGCTCGCCGGTGTCAACACACCGCTTGCGCAGAGCAGTACGGACTGGACGCAGTTCCAGTCGCCGGGATGGGCCGTGCAGGCGCCCTCCCCGTTGATGCAGACGGCAGATGTGCAGGCGCCGCAGCCGGCAATGCAGCGTTGA